One window of Desulfovibrio subterraneus genomic DNA carries:
- a CDS encoding EF-hand domain-containing protein, whose protein sequence is MSIYGVSGSSSGSMADALAQLRNAMEQKDTGEFAASFISGHDTDQNGLLSIEETDFSKEQFNAIDADGDGSLSADELTAEERRRQEKGAFNMGMRVSPTADEIASSLISQLDGDGDGSLSQEELGMDSDQFSSIDSDGDGILSSEEITEDLQARMDEMHQAAMQMGASSTSTTESTNGDASDVAAASASDTSETAASASGTQASSSSSEEEEYDELDLNKDGTVSFDELRQAMMNGTFSGTLDGLSGSGSSGSDSGSFVSGFMRRMADQAYQTQMSQMASYSDTAAAAV, encoded by the coding sequence ATGTCTATTTACGGAGTCAGCGGCAGTTCCTCCGGCAGCATGGCAGATGCGCTTGCCCAGCTGCGCAATGCGATGGAACAGAAGGATACGGGCGAGTTTGCCGCATCATTCATTTCCGGCCATGATACGGACCAAAACGGCCTGCTCAGCATTGAAGAAACCGATTTCAGTAAGGAGCAGTTCAATGCAATTGATGCAGACGGAGACGGCTCTCTTTCTGCGGATGAACTGACCGCCGAGGAGCGGAGAAGGCAGGAAAAGGGGGCCTTCAACATGGGGATGCGCGTTTCTCCCACTGCCGATGAAATTGCGTCTTCCCTCATTTCCCAGCTGGATGGGGATGGTGACGGTTCCCTGAGTCAGGAAGAACTGGGCATGGACAGCGACCAGTTCAGCTCCATCGACAGCGATGGCGACGGAATTCTCTCCTCGGAAGAAATTACCGAGGACCTGCAGGCCCGCATGGATGAGATGCATCAGGCAGCCATGCAGATGGGGGCATCCTCCACCAGTACAACCGAAAGCACAAACGGGGACGCATCGGATGTAGCCGCCGCTTCAGCCTCGGACACGAGTGAGACCGCAGCCTCTGCATCCGGCACTCAGGCATCCTCTTCATCTTCCGAAGAAGAGGAATACGATGAACTGGACCTGAACAAGGACGGTACCGTCAGTTTTGACGAGCTTCGTCAGGCCATGATGAACGGCACATTCAGCGGCACGCTGGACGGTCTGTCGGGCAGCGGCTCTTCAGGTTCAGACAGCGGCAGCTTTGTTTCCGGCTTCATGCGCAGAATGGCCGATCAGGCATATCAGACGCAGATGTCACAGATGGCCAGTTATTCCGACACAGCGGCCGCAGCTGTATGA
- a CDS encoding histidinol phosphate phosphatase domain-containing protein, whose amino-acid sequence MIDLHVHTNFSDGKHIPAHMLRLAKLAGYRAIVFTDHADASNMRHILENQLPMAKTYSLHEGIDLFVGVELTSVPPALIPDTIAQARELGAQVVSVHGQTLSDVVEEGTNLAAIEGGADILCHPGLITEQEAMLAAEKGVLLELSTRPSNALCNGLLVNVARRANARIVINNDAHHGSDFISRDKRRAIAIGAGMTPDEYKQAEGNSREFISRLLRQS is encoded by the coding sequence ATGATCGATCTGCACGTGCATACCAATTTCAGCGACGGCAAACACATTCCCGCACACATGCTGCGCCTTGCCAAGCTTGCGGGCTACCGCGCCATTGTCTTCACCGACCACGCCGACGCCAGCAACATGCGCCATATTCTGGAAAACCAGCTGCCCATGGCAAAGACCTATTCCCTGCATGAAGGCATTGACCTGTTCGTAGGGGTTGAGCTCACAAGCGTTCCCCCTGCCCTGATACCGGACACCATTGCGCAAGCCCGCGAACTCGGCGCACAGGTGGTCAGCGTACACGGCCAGACTCTTTCCGATGTGGTGGAAGAAGGTACAAACCTCGCCGCCATTGAAGGCGGAGCAGACATTCTGTGTCATCCCGGCCTCATCACGGAGCAGGAAGCCATGCTCGCGGCAGAAAAGGGCGTGCTGCTGGAACTTTCCACCCGCCCGAGCAACGCCCTGTGCAACGGCCTGCTTGTCAATGTGGCCCGACGGGCAAACGCCAGGATCGTGATCAACAACGACGCGCATCACGGATCGGACTTCATATCTCGCGACAAGCGGCGGGCCATCGCCATTGGCGCAGGCATGACGCCGGATGAATACAAACAGGCAGAAGGAAACAGCCGCGAATTCATCTCGCGGTTGCTCCGGCAATCATAA